From Cucumis melo cultivar AY chromosome 1, USDA_Cmelo_AY_1.0, whole genome shotgun sequence, a single genomic window includes:
- the LOC103500575 gene encoding nitrate regulatory gene2 protein-like — MGCSQSKIENEEVVSRCKDRKMFMKDAVTARNAFAAAHSSYAMSLKNTGAVLSDYAHGEGPPAPSSLPGSAVVQSAVAAGYNSLPPPPPPLPGSPGMSLEIKASKVEPKRVEPVIQEVDENDFEIECSVGPLRRRRSNRDGSGRGGRTGPGELAEEENGPPLPFPASGESRRVPVPSPQDSTYDYLFSVDNMPAPTLSGVEDFGANTETVERRAAMEKSGEEPPSSSAGKTSKKMKQVGYPGSSEGKRIVKGNINLLQIFMELDDHFLKASESAHDVSKMLEATRLHFHSNFADNRGHIDHSARVMRVITWNRSFRGLPNNDDLNDDFDTEENETHATVLDKLLAWEKKLFEEVKAGEIMKFEYQKKVAALNKLKKKGSNFEAIEKAKATVSHLHTRYIVDMQSMDSTVSEINRIRDEQLYPKLVQLINGMASMWETMHFHHGSQLKVVGALRMLDISQSPKETSDHHHERTVQLWAVVQEWHSQLEKLVNRQKDYIKALSNWLRLNLIPTESSLKEKVSSPPRVRSPPIQSLLHAWQDHLEKLPDEVLRNTIFTFATVIHTIMQSQEEEMKLKLKCQETEKELARKSKQFKDWQKKYVQRRGSNADEVDMEEPGDKDAIAERQAAVEAVEKRLEEEREEHQKLCLHVREKSLGSLKNQLPELFRALFEFSLACSRMYRHLKSISQPIPNGSQNQTTTQGVGTGT, encoded by the exons ATGGGTTGTTCTCAATCCAAGATCGAAAATGAAGAAGTGGTTTCTCGATGTAAGGATCGTAAGATGTTCATGAAAGACGCCGTCACCGCTAGGAATGCATTCGCTGCCGCTCATTCTTCTTATGCCATGTCCTTGAAGAACACCGGCGCTGTTTTGAGCGATTATGCTCATGGTGAAGGCCCGCCGGCTCCCTCGTCTCTCCCTGGCTCCGCTGTTGTTCAATCGGCTGTTGCGGCGGGTTATAATAGCTTGCCTCCACCTCCGCCTCCGCTTCCTGGTTCCCCTGGTATGTCGCTTGAAATCAAGGCGTCAAAGGTTGAACCGAAGCGTGTGGAGCCGGTTATTCAGGAGGTAGATGAGAATGACTTTGAGATTGAATGTTCCGTTGGTCCATTGCGGAGGAGGAGAAGCAATAGAGACGGTAGTGGACGTGGCGGTAGAACTGGTCCCGGGGAGCTTGCGGAAGAAGAAAACGGTCCGCCTCTGCCATTTCCGGCTTCGGGCGAAAGCCGTCGTGTTCCCGTACCGTCGCCTCAGGATTCGACCTACGATTATCTGTTCTCCGTTGATAATATGCCAGCTCCGACGTTGAGCGGGGTCGAGGATTTTGGTGCTAATACGGAAACGGTAGAAAGGAGAGCGGCGATGGAGAAATCCGGGGAAGAACCGCCGTCGTCTTCGGCGGGGAAAACGTCGAAGAAGATGAAGCAAGTAGGTTATCCAGGTTCGAGCGAGGGTAAAAGGATCGTTAAAGGGAATATAAATCTGCTACAGATCTTCATGGAGCTTGATGATCATTTTCTTAAAGCCTCTGAAAGTGCTCACGATGTTTCGAAGATGCTTGAAGCAACTCGGCTTCATTTCCACTCAAATTTTGCCGATAATCGAG GACATATCGATCATTCTGCTAGAGTGATGCGTGTTATAACATGGAACAGATCATTTAGAGGGTTACCCAACAACGATGATTTGAATGATGATTTTGATACAGAGGAAAACGAAACTCATGCCACTGTATTGGATAAATTGCTCGCTTGGGAGAAGAAACTATTTGAGGAAGTGAAG GCAGGTGAAATCATGAAGTTTGAGTATCAAAAGAAGGTTGCTGCACTCAACAAACTTAAGAAAAAGGGATCCAATTTTGAAGCAATTGAGAAAGCTAAGGCAACTGTCAGCCATTTGCACACCAGATACATTGTGGATATGCAATCGATGGACTCCACTGTCTCTGAAATCAACCGCATTCGTGATGAACAATTGTATCCTAAACTTGTTCAGCTTATCAATGG AATGGCTAGTATGTGGGAAACAATGCATTTTCACCATGGAAGCCAATTGAAGGTTGTGGGTGCTCTTAGAATGCTGGATATCTCTCAATCGCCAAAGGAAACAAGTGATCACCACCATGAACGAACAGTGCAGCTTTGGGCTGTGGTGCAAGAGTGGCATTCTCAATTGGAGAAGCTTGTAAACCGTCAAAAAGATTACATCAAAGCACTCTCAAATTGGTTGAGATTGAATCTGATCCCTACTGAAAGCAGCTTGAAGGAGAAGGTTTCTTCTCCTCCAAGGGTTCGCAGCCCTCCAATTCAAAGCCTCCTTCATGCTTGGCAAGACCATCTCGAGAAGCTCCCCGACGAGGTCCTACGAAACACCATATTCACTTTTGCAACTGTGATTCACACCATTATGCAAAGCCAGGAGGAAGAGATGAAGTTGAAGCTAAAATGTCAGGAGACTGAGAAGGAGCTTGCCCGGAAAAGTAAGCAATTCAAGGACTGGCAGAAGAAGTATGTGCAACGGAGAGGTTCCAATGCCGATGAAGTGGACATGGAAGAACCTGGCGACAAAGATGCCATTGCAGAGCGGCAAGCTGCAGTGGAGGCCGTGGAGAAGAGGCTGGAGGAGGAAAGGGAAGAACACCAAAAACTATGCCTCCATGTGAGGGAAAAGTCTTTGGGAAGCCTAAAAAATCAGTTGCCAGAGCTTTTCAGGGCATTGTTCGAGTTTTCTCTTGCTTGTTCACGCATGTATAGGCACTTGAAATCAATATCACAGCCAATACCCAATGGGTCACAAAATCAAACAACAACACAAGGAGTTGGAACAGGAACATGA
- the LOC103500577 gene encoding uncharacterized protein LOC103500577 encodes MFDMFLKPKFYTKCKSCVKMTKTRLDTIRKKKNAVLKYLKNDIVELLKSRLDYNAFNRAEGFLVERNVLRCYELIDEFCGTISNQIPVLNKESECPDECKEAVATLIYAAARFADLPELRELRNLFTEKYGSSFGSFTNKEFIEKSRATTQTKEMKIQLLQEIAQETAIDWNSKALEQQLYTPPPQNELDGERSGATKRNKTKVVSVPVYERKANSPRNKNNSDNESIFDSRSEGNTTETSTGDSTDQDIHKGVSEDEVEDQKPFNHRFVQPPYLKTKPIKTEANEKEPRKVTIENDESNNPKSPTEEKPKPRSVRRRNVKPQPARDINIDDVGSSTIDVTTKISSSRNKGKETMIGEEKGARDDEERVLDGLLMQYSKKKTNQESKSRGKSNLKPQRQQEKDNIEHQRPTTRAVSLPTDQNESTKKHTRTNSFVHPKLPEYDQLAARIAALKEK; translated from the exons ATGTTCGACATGTTCTTGAAGCCTAAGTTCTATACAAAATG CAAATCTTGCGTAAAGATGACGAAGACGCGATTGGATACAATTCGGAAGAAGAAGAATGCGGTTCTCAAGTATTTGAAGAACGACATAGTTGAACTTCTCAAGAGTCGTCTTGATTACAATGCTTTCAACAGG GCTGAAGGGTTTCTTGTTGAGCGAAATGTCTTGAGATGTTATGAACTGATTGATGAGTTTTGTGGCACAATCTCCAATCAAATTCCTGTCCTAAATAAGGAGAG TGAATGTCCAGATGAATGCAAAGAAGCGGTCGCAACGTTAATTTACGCCGCAGCGAGATTCGCTGACTTGCCTGAATTGCGAGAGCTTCGAAATCTCTTTACTGAGAAATATGGAAGTTCCTTCGGCTCATTTACTAATAAAGAG TTTATCGAAAAGTCGAGGGCAACAACTCAAACTAAAGAGATGAAGATTCAGCTGCTCCAAGAGATAGCACAGGAAACAGCCATCGATTGGAATTCCAAGGCTCTTGAACAGCAGCTGTATACTCCTCCTCCCCAAAACGAA CTTGATGGTGAACGGAGTGGAGCCaccaaaagaaacaaaacaaaggtTGTTTCCGTTCCAGTGTATGAAAGAAAGGCAAACTCACCGAGAAACAAGAACAATAGTGATAATGAATCCATCTTTGATAGTAGAAGTGAAGGCAACACAACCGAAACCTCGACAGGAGATAGTACCGATCAAGATATTCATAAAGGCGTTTCGGAGGATGAAGTAGAAGATCAAAAACCCTTCAACCATAGATTTGTCCAACCTCCCTACCTTAAAACAAAACCTATTAAAACAGAAGCAAATGAAAAGGAACCTCGAAAAGTAACTATCGAAAACGATGAAAGTAATAATCCAAAATCACCCACAGAAGAGAAGCCGAAACCGAGGTCCGTGAGGAGAAGAAATGTGAAACCACAGCCTGCAAGAGACATCAACATTGACGACGTTGGGAGTTCCACAATCGATGTAACAACAAAAATTAGCTCAAGTCGAAACAAAGGTAAAGAAACCATGATAGGGGAAGAGAAAGGTGCAAGGGATGATGAAGAAAGGGTATTAGATGGGCTTTTAATGCAATATAGTAAGAAGAAAACAAATCAAGAATCAAAAAGTAGAGGAAAAAGCAACCTTAAACCACAAAGACAGCAAGAGAAAGACAATATTGAACATCAAAGGCCCACAACCAGAGCAGTGTCACTTCCCACAGACCAAAATGAGTCAACAAAAAAGCATACCAGAACAAATTCCTTTGTTCATCCTAAGCTCCCAGAATACGACCAACTCGCAGCTCGGATTGCAGCACTGAAAGAGAAGTAA